A part of Ignavibacteriales bacterium genomic DNA contains:
- a CDS encoding cytidine deaminase yields MDYKLLIQKAVDAKKFAHAPYSNFKVGAALLTADGKIYTGCNIENSSYGLTICAERTAIFKAMSEGERKFSALAIIGDTEDYLPPCGACRQIIYDHCGNIDIILINKSLNYKIFSTQDLLPFAFGDANLDNAKN; encoded by the coding sequence ATGGATTACAAATTACTTATTCAAAAAGCAGTTGATGCAAAAAAATTTGCTCATGCACCTTACTCAAATTTCAAAGTCGGGGCAGCATTATTAACTGCCGATGGTAAAATTTATACCGGCTGCAATATTGAAAATAGCTCATACGGTTTAACAATTTGCGCCGAGCGAACAGCAATATTCAAAGCTATGAGTGAGGGCGAAAGAAAATTTTCGGCGTTGGCTATCATCGGTGATACTGAAGACTACCTCCCTCCCTGCGGTGCCTGCAGACAAATTATCTATGACCATTGTGGAAATATTGATATAATCCTTATTAATAAATCTCTTAATTATAAAATTTTTTCAACGCAGGATTTGCTTCCTTTTGCTTTTGGTGATGCAAATCTAGATAACGCTAAAAATTAA
- a CDS encoding T9SS type A sorting domain-containing protein — translation MRVKLLLYSAVLTFLFSSSLVFGQFEDPRVWNTQIQPTGEPFVVPPSHINYIHPNKLPRIVPTPLGTATVGISVRVHPSNFTQSEVPIQKHPTDPNTLFGSSNSVRISPFFISEGVYITNDGGLTWHGSDTCKTTPVSGHGGDPAPAIDAAGRFYMTFLDGGFNGLKAAYSTDGGSNWSSIINIITGSQDKNHTVVDNQPNSPYFGRVYATWSRFTASAPPIAVSYSTNSGVNWSSPVNINTPPANHYAQGCNGAIGPNGEVYVAWQSPTLGSPYTGDFMGFGKSTDGGVTWSVNNNIYDCNGIRGFLFATSIRVNDFPWMGVDTSGGARNGWIYIVHAEKNLAPAGSDPDIILHKSTDGGTTWSAGIRVNQDALNNGAEQYMPALVVSGDDGAVNVVYYDARDLSNDSATVYLARSIDGGDSWTEVEVSDHHFKPKSIPGLAGGYQGDYIGVTESNGTIWPYWADDKTGIYQAWTAPVTFGDPCPVGAPTDPNPVSGANDVSINLPSISWTNGVNATTTTLYFGTDPGSMPIVQSGSLFSSWDITSLPLSYGTTYYWRVINEDGTCGTAGPTWSFTTEQDPNLLVIFNDDFEAGSGNWNITNDGGNCVWEIIPLSSRSYTLPSTAAGNVFAADADLCGSGTTTNTTATLITPVDATGYNTVWLEFDNDWQAIDNADFAYIDVSTDGGTTWTNVLTFDETDVRASHENIDITSVAHLTNFLVRLKTVQPGWDWWWAIDNFQVWASDPVPVELTSFTGSVKEKGVELNWSTATELNNQGFEIEKKVNGQFQKIGYVPGFGTTTEIRNYSYLDTKLETGKNIYRLKQIDFGGVFEYSNEVEVEVNVPLEFALEQNFPNPFNPTTTIKYSIAEEGFVNLTVFNLLGEKVATLISKNMKPGRYTVDFDANNLSTGIYVYRLDSGKNTSVKKMILMK, via the coding sequence ATGAGAGTAAAATTACTTCTCTATTCTGCAGTGCTGACTTTCCTATTTTCCTCTTCTTTAGTCTTCGGACAATTCGAAGATCCAAGAGTTTGGAACACACAAATTCAGCCGACCGGGGAACCATTTGTAGTTCCACCTTCTCATATCAATTATATCCACCCGAACAAACTTCCGAGAATCGTCCCGACCCCGCTTGGAACTGCTACGGTAGGAATTAGTGTTCGTGTTCACCCGAGTAACTTCACACAGTCTGAAGTTCCAATTCAAAAACATCCGACCGATCCAAACACATTATTTGGTTCATCAAACTCTGTTCGCATCAGTCCCTTCTTTATTAGCGAAGGCGTTTATATTACCAACGATGGCGGTTTAACCTGGCACGGAAGTGATACATGCAAAACCACCCCTGTTAGTGGTCATGGCGGCGACCCCGCCCCTGCTATTGATGCAGCAGGTAGATTTTATATGACTTTTCTTGACGGTGGATTTAATGGATTAAAAGCTGCTTACTCAACAGACGGCGGTTCTAATTGGAGTTCAATTATAAATATTATTACAGGTTCACAGGATAAAAATCATACAGTAGTAGATAACCAACCTAATAGTCCGTATTTCGGAAGAGTTTATGCAACCTGGTCAAGATTTACTGCTTCAGCTCCTCCAATTGCAGTTTCTTATTCAACAAATAGCGGCGTAAACTGGAGTTCACCGGTAAATATTAATACTCCCCCTGCTAACCATTATGCACAAGGTTGTAACGGAGCTATCGGTCCCAATGGCGAAGTTTATGTTGCTTGGCAAAGTCCTACTCTTGGTTCGCCTTATACCGGTGACTTTATGGGATTTGGCAAGTCAACAGATGGTGGTGTTACATGGAGCGTAAACAATAACATTTACGATTGTAATGGTATCAGGGGATTTCTTTTTGCAACAAGCATTAGAGTAAATGATTTTCCATGGATGGGTGTAGATACTTCCGGCGGTGCTAGAAATGGTTGGATTTATATAGTTCATGCAGAAAAGAATTTAGCCCCGGCTGGATCTGATCCCGATATTATTCTTCACAAATCTACTGATGGCGGAACAACCTGGTCTGCGGGTATCCGTGTTAATCAGGATGCTCTAAACAATGGCGCAGAACAGTATATGCCTGCTCTTGTTGTCAGTGGTGATGATGGTGCAGTTAATGTTGTTTACTATGATGCAAGAGATTTATCAAACGACTCTGCAACAGTTTATCTTGCAAGATCAATTGACGGCGGCGATAGCTGGACAGAAGTTGAAGTAAGTGATCATCACTTTAAACCAAAATCGATTCCTGGATTAGCCGGTGGTTATCAAGGTGATTACATTGGAGTTACCGAATCAAATGGAACTATCTGGCCTTATTGGGCAGATGATAAAACAGGAATTTACCAAGCCTGGACTGCTCCTGTAACTTTCGGCGATCCTTGTCCTGTCGGTGCACCAACTGATCCAAATCCTGTTAGCGGCGCTAATGATGTATCAATTAATTTACCTTCAATTAGCTGGACAAATGGTGTAAATGCCACTACCACCACTTTATATTTTGGTACTGATCCCGGTTCTATGCCTATTGTTCAAAGCGGAAGTTTATTCTCTTCATGGGATATTACTTCTTTACCCTTGAGCTATGGGACTACTTATTATTGGAGAGTTATTAATGAAGATGGTACTTGTGGAACTGCCGGTCCAACATGGAGTTTCACTACCGAACAGGATCCTAATCTCTTAGTTATTTTTAATGATGACTTTGAAGCAGGAAGCGGTAACTGGAATATTACAAATGACGGTGGGAATTGTGTTTGGGAAATAATTCCATTAAGCAGTCGGTCTTATACCCTGCCTTCAACTGCGGCAGGTAATGTTTTTGCTGCTGATGCTGATCTTTGCGGATCCGGTACTACAACAAATACTACTGCTACTTTAATCACTCCTGTTGATGCTACCGGCTATAACACGGTTTGGTTAGAGTTCGATAATGACTGGCAGGCAATAGACAATGCTGATTTCGCTTATATTGATGTTAGCACCGATGGCGGAACAACATGGACAAACGTTTTAACATTTGATGAAACAGATGTAAGAGCCTCACACGAAAATATTGATATAACAAGTGTAGCTCATCTAACCAACTTCTTAGTAAGACTAAAAACCGTTCAACCAGGATGGGATTGGTGGTGGGCAATTGATAACTTCCAGGTTTGGGCAAGTGATCCTGTGCCTGTTGAGTTAACTTCATTCACCGGTTCTGTTAAGGAAAAAGGTGTTGAACTTAATTGGTCAACTGCTACTGAACTTAACAATCAGGGATTTGAAATAGAAAAGAAAGTAAATGGACAGTTCCAAAAGATTGGTTATGTACCTGGCTTTGGAACAACTACTGAAATCAGAAACTATTCATATCTCGATACAAAGCTCGAAACAGGTAAAAACATTTACAGACTAAAACAAATTGACTTTGGCGGCGTTTTCGAATACTCAAACGAAGTTGAAGTTGAAGTAAATGTTCCGCTCGAATTCGCTCTTGAGCAGAACTTCCCGAATCCATTCAATCCAACTACAACAATTAAATATTCAATTGCTGAAGAAGGATTTGTAAACTTAACTGTATTTAACTTACTCGGTGAAAAAGTTGCTACACTCATTAGCAAAAATATGAAGCCGGGAAGATACACTGTTGATTTTGATGCAAATAATCTTTCAACAGGAATTTATGTTTACAGACTTGATTCCGGAAAGAATACTTCGGTTAAGAAAATGATCTTGATGAAGTAA
- a CDS encoding thymidine kinase: MEFKPHSLPQNVGWIEVIAGCMFSGKTEELIRRLRRAEIAKQKVVIFKPKIDNRYSTDSIVSHSEQSLPSILIEDDSEIIKLSSNAQVIGIDEAQFFSGDLVNICNSLANSGKRMIVAGLDQDYKGIPFESMPQLLAIAEYITKTLAICMVCGNPADKTQRNTISSERVVVGAADIYEARCRKCHYIPEDK, from the coding sequence ATGGAATTTAAACCTCACTCATTACCCCAAAATGTTGGATGGATTGAAGTAATTGCAGGCTGCATGTTCAGCGGTAAAACTGAAGAGTTAATCAGAAGACTTCGCCGTGCTGAGATTGCAAAACAAAAAGTTGTAATCTTCAAACCGAAAATTGATAACAGATATTCGACTGATTCAATTGTCTCACACAGTGAGCAATCTCTCCCCTCCATTTTAATAGAGGATGATTCCGAGATAATTAAACTTAGCTCCAATGCCCAGGTAATTGGGATAGATGAAGCTCAGTTTTTTTCAGGTGATTTAGTCAATATTTGCAATTCACTTGCAAACTCCGGTAAGCGCATGATAGTGGCAGGGTTAGATCAGGACTATAAGGGCATTCCGTTCGAGTCTATGCCGCAGCTTCTTGCCATTGCAGAATACATCACAAAAACTTTAGCGATTTGCATGGTGTGCGGTAACCCTGCTGATAAAACTCAGCGCAATACAATTTCATCCGAACGTGTAGTTGTTGGTGCTGCAGATATTTATGAAGCGCGCTGCCGCAAATGTCATTATATCCCTGAAGATAAATAG
- a CDS encoding class I SAM-dependent methyltransferase: protein MEIETESPAWLDKAHPNFLRWQKGRLAAEARGNFVKQIVSHFLECKNLSVLDLGSGEGGTSNVFSKDNCVVSFDLSLIRLLRQNGLDKFYKVNGNGLILPFKNNSFDLVIVQDVIEHLQTINDFYLEIIRILKPNGTIYLSTPNKLSIFNFLADPHFGLPVLSILKRESIKKYFLKYFRKKDFERTDVAQLLSLKELIKIFNKDFDIHLLTKFSVIELFSGNSGIVWSEFHLTIIRICKFINLDWLITKLANDKFGLVNKFFTPTFYLTLKRK, encoded by the coding sequence ATGGAAATAGAAACAGAATCACCAGCCTGGCTTGATAAAGCACATCCCAATTTTCTCAGATGGCAAAAAGGAAGATTAGCAGCAGAAGCACGCGGGAATTTTGTCAAGCAAATTGTCTCCCATTTCCTTGAGTGCAAAAATTTATCAGTACTCGATCTTGGTTCGGGTGAAGGCGGAACTTCAAATGTATTCAGCAAGGATAATTGTGTTGTTAGTTTTGATTTAAGTTTAATAAGATTACTGCGGCAAAATGGTCTGGATAAATTTTATAAAGTTAATGGAAATGGATTAATCCTGCCATTTAAAAACAATTCGTTTGATTTAGTAATTGTTCAAGATGTGATTGAACATTTGCAAACAATAAATGATTTTTATCTTGAGATCATTCGCATATTAAAACCTAACGGAACTATCTATCTAAGCACTCCAAATAAGCTTTCTATTTTTAATTTTTTAGCCGATCCGCATTTTGGGTTGCCTGTGCTTTCTATCCTTAAACGAGAGAGTATTAAAAAATATTTTTTGAAATATTTTCGTAAAAAGGATTTTGAGAGAACTGATGTTGCTCAACTTTTATCTCTGAAAGAACTCATCAAAATATTTAATAAAGATTTTGATATTCACCTGCTTACAAAATTTTCAGTGATTGAGTTATTTAGTGGAAATAGCGGAATTGTATGGAGTGAATTCCACCTTACGATTATTCGTATTTGCAAATTTATCAACCTGGATTGGCTGATTACTAAACTTGCAAATGATAAGTTTGGACTCGTAAATAAATTTTTTACGCCAACGTTTTACCTTACGCTTAAAAGAAAGTAA
- a CDS encoding NupC/NupG family nucleoside CNT transporter, with translation MMDFISLVRGIAGIILLIGIAFIFSNNKRKINWRLVLSGIAIQIVFAILILKGDSLRQVFYPLGFAKDFFNWVSGFFVLILNFTSEGAKFVFGDLALSPGNEGSLGMFFAFQVLPTIIFFASLMSVLYYFGIMQRIVQAMAYVMAKIMGTSGAESLSCTANIFVGQTEAPLMIKPYIKGMTNSEVLTVMVGGMATIAGGVMAAYIQILGNSYSQSLGIPLAEAQHIFATQLLGASVMAAPAALVISKIIFPEISDPETKGTVKIKVEKNAHNFIEAAANGAGDGLSLSLNVGAMLIAFIALIALVNYLLQGFGDLVGINNSLIQSYGQPLNFQLILGWGLQYLAYGIGVPWEDALHFGSLIGTKITLNEFVAYLDLGKLIEMKILVNEKSILMATYALCGFANFSSIAIQIGGLGPLAPSRKSDIASLGLKAVLGGSLATLMTATLAGILF, from the coding sequence ATTATGGACTTTATCTCATTGGTTCGCGGCATCGCTGGAATAATACTATTAATTGGTATCGCATTTATTTTTTCCAATAATAAAAGAAAAATTAATTGGCGATTAGTGTTAAGTGGAATTGCAATTCAAATTGTTTTTGCAATTTTGATTTTAAAAGGCGATTCACTTCGGCAGGTTTTTTATCCGCTTGGTTTTGCAAAAGATTTTTTTAATTGGGTAAGTGGATTTTTTGTACTCATATTGAATTTTACATCTGAAGGAGCAAAGTTTGTTTTTGGTGATCTGGCACTTAGCCCCGGGAATGAAGGAAGTCTCGGAATGTTTTTCGCTTTTCAAGTTCTGCCTACAATAATTTTTTTCGCAAGCTTAATGTCAGTGCTTTATTACTTCGGAATTATGCAGAGAATAGTTCAGGCAATGGCATACGTGATGGCAAAAATTATGGGAACCAGTGGTGCCGAATCATTATCCTGTACCGCAAATATTTTTGTCGGTCAAACAGAAGCACCGCTGATGATCAAGCCTTACATCAAAGGAATGACGAACAGCGAAGTGCTGACTGTAATGGTAGGGGGAATGGCAACTATCGCAGGTGGAGTGATGGCGGCTTATATTCAGATACTCGGTAATTCATATTCTCAATCTTTAGGAATTCCGTTGGCAGAAGCACAGCACATATTTGCTACACAACTGCTTGGAGCAAGTGTAATGGCTGCACCTGCAGCGCTTGTAATTTCAAAAATTATTTTCCCGGAAATTTCCGATCCCGAAACAAAAGGCACAGTTAAAATAAAAGTGGAAAAGAATGCTCACAATTTTATTGAAGCTGCCGCAAATGGAGCTGGTGATGGACTATCATTGTCACTAAATGTTGGCGCTATGTTAATAGCTTTCATCGCACTGATTGCTCTGGTAAATTATTTGTTACAGGGTTTCGGAGATTTGGTTGGAATTAATAATTCATTGATTCAATCTTATGGTCAGCCTCTTAACTTTCAACTTATATTAGGCTGGGGACTTCAATATCTCGCATATGGAATTGGAGTGCCCTGGGAAGACGCACTCCATTTCGGAAGTTTGATTGGTACAAAAATTACTCTAAATGAATTTGTTGCATACCTCGATTTAGGGAAACTTATTGAAATGAAAATATTAGTAAATGAAAAATCTATCTTGATGGCTACCTATGCCCTCTGCGGGTTTGCTAATTTCAGTTCAATCGCAATTCAAATCGGGGGGTTGGGTCCACTGGCTCCTTCAAGGAAAAGTGATATTGCAAGTCTTGGTTTAAAAGCTGTGCTTGGTGGTTCGCTCGCAACATTGATGACGGCAACTCTTGCAGGAATTTTATTTTAA
- a CDS encoding purine-nucleoside phosphorylase, which yields MIDFDYKYKEAIEFVQKKFFTKPDLAIILGSGLGDFANSFDGSIKILTSDIPTYPHSTVIGHKGEIALVNYAGKNVILFSGRIHFYEVYNLSQCLLPIHLIKKLDCDKLILTNAAGGINKNFIPGDLMLASSFNGIWIKKEFAELFGVGSDSTINNFRNLPSNSLNHKIKSAAEKENIKIKEGVYWFTKGPSYETPSEVRLIKKFGGDAVGMSTVHEAFYSALLGIQTSAISCITNFASGISNQKLSHAEVTETASRIKSKFEALLKAIIKVL from the coding sequence ATGATTGACTTTGATTATAAATACAAAGAGGCAATCGAATTTGTACAGAAAAAATTTTTTACTAAACCCGATTTAGCAATTATACTTGGCAGTGGTCTTGGCGATTTTGCAAATTCTTTTGATGGTTCAATCAAAATTTTGACAAGCGATATTCCTACCTACCCTCATTCAACTGTAATCGGACATAAAGGTGAAATTGCTCTTGTGAATTATGCTGGAAAGAATGTGATTTTGTTCTCAGGACGTATTCATTTTTATGAAGTTTACAATCTTTCGCAATGTTTATTGCCAATTCATTTAATTAAAAAATTGGATTGCGATAAATTGATTTTGACAAATGCCGCCGGTGGAATAAATAAAAATTTTATCCCTGGCGATTTAATGCTTGCTTCTTCATTCAATGGAATTTGGATAAAAAAAGAGTTTGCTGAATTATTCGGAGTAGGATCTGATTCTACAATTAATAATTTCAGGAACTTACCATCTAATAGTTTAAATCATAAAATAAAATCAGCAGCCGAAAAAGAAAACATAAAGATTAAAGAGGGAGTCTATTGGTTCACAAAGGGTCCTTCCTACGAAACTCCATCCGAAGTAAGATTGATCAAAAAATTTGGCGGAGATGCAGTGGGGATGTCAACGGTTCATGAAGCTTTTTACTCCGCACTTTTAGGAATACAAACAAGTGCTATTTCCTGTATCACAAATTTTGCTTCAGGAATTTCTAATCAAAAACTTTCACACGCCGAAGTTACAGAAACAGCTTCACGAATTAAAAGTAAATTTGAAGCCTTACTAAAGGCAATAATTAAAGTTTTATAA
- a CDS encoding glycosyltransferase yields MTLIIFLILFFIGINALIFLSLRSESDCAISSQNQIQFSIIIAGKNEENNLEHLFSALHNLDYDKNKLEVIFVDDNSTDNTYNLAVQLSRTFSNFRIIKCTSKPFAGKKGALAVGIQSAKFPFILITDADCVPENGWLNSYSHCFNKGFDFLIGVAPFYQSINGINKISCFENLRSSILTFAFAKLRFPYTASARNFGFRKEAFEKIGGYSNTTETLSGDDDLLLHEAIKHKLKIGCVTNRNSWVYSNSKITLRDYLNQKARHTETSLHYLFSRQMVLGLWHLINLIMILSPFLFFFNQLFLLLFLMKMTVDIFLIKSFDKKFGYTFQFFEIISLQIFYEFFIVINFFNASTKKIEWK; encoded by the coding sequence ATGACATTAATAATTTTTTTAATACTGTTTTTTATTGGAATAAATGCATTGATTTTTCTATCATTAAGATCAGAATCAGATTGTGCTATCAGTTCTCAAAATCAGATTCAATTTTCAATTATCATTGCAGGTAAAAATGAAGAGAATAATCTTGAGCATCTTTTTTCCGCATTACATAATCTTGATTATGATAAAAATAAATTAGAAGTAATTTTTGTAGATGATAATTCCACCGATAACACTTACAACCTTGCAGTCCAATTGAGCCGCACATTTAGTAATTTTAGAATCATTAAATGCACAAGCAAACCATTCGCCGGGAAAAAAGGCGCTCTCGCAGTTGGAATTCAATCCGCCAAATTTCCATTTATATTAATCACCGATGCCGACTGCGTACCTGAAAACGGCTGGTTGAATTCATATTCACATTGCTTTAACAAAGGGTTTGATTTTTTAATTGGCGTGGCTCCATTTTACCAATCAATCAACGGCATCAATAAAATATCTTGCTTTGAAAATCTTCGAAGTTCTATCTTGACTTTTGCGTTTGCTAAATTAAGATTTCCTTACACAGCTTCCGCGAGAAATTTTGGATTTAGAAAAGAGGCTTTTGAAAAAATCGGCGGATACTCGAACACAACTGAAACTCTTAGCGGCGATGACGATTTACTTTTGCATGAAGCGATTAAACATAAGTTAAAAATCGGTTGTGTTACAAATCGCAATTCGTGGGTTTATTCAAATTCAAAAATCACTTTGAGAGATTATCTGAATCAAAAAGCACGGCATACTGAAACATCGCTTCATTATTTATTTAGCCGCCAAATGGTACTCGGGCTTTGGCATCTAATTAATTTAATAATGATTCTCAGTCCGTTTTTATTTTTTTTCAATCAATTATTTCTTCTTTTGTTTCTTATGAAAATGACGGTTGATATTTTTTTAATTAAATCCTTTGATAAAAAGTTTGGATACACATTTCAATTCTTCGAAATAATTTCGCTGCAAATTTTTTATGAATTTTTTATAGTCATAAATTTCTTTAACGCTTCTACAAAAAAGATTGAATGGAAATAG
- a CDS encoding T9SS type A sorting domain-containing protein, with amino-acid sequence MNKSIIIILSILVSIQSLLFAQEILWKKNYGLNTTDDLGRSVIQTNDNGFAIVGYTNSFGADSFDVWLIKTNENGDTLWTRTYGGNDDDYGYDLKQTDDGGYILAGATSSFGAGGFDFYLIRADSLGDTLWTKTFGGVNDDYGRSVDIFNPEGFIIAGEKDANTSDSDDWIIKVDTEGNLLWSKSFGNEIKDQRLFSIKSLSDIGMIAAGATDCNGYAGCNGWVLRLDVNGDTLWTKSYYGSQNSDWFNQVTNTSDNGFAITGYNSILGFSNVWLVKTDSLGNEQWSKNYDYDHDIDVGYSVQQTQDGGYIVVGGASPPDIENRGWIIRTDSVGDTLWTLFINSFTNLNGTLDASTICYSVFQVQNGDYIVAGAQSQVFFQKEVMLLRISSDIVPVELTSFTAIAQQNNITLNWQTATETNNSGFEIERKQVGSPQSSVGNQDWNQIAFVPGFGTTTEPKSYSFTDENLSSGKYQYRLKQIDFDGTFEYSNTVEVEINSPTEFSLEQNYPNPFNPTTKIKYTVPSVTLRQAQSDILVSLKVFDVLGNEIATLVNEHQQPGTYEVEFNVGQAISLSSGVYYYQLRSGSFVETKKMILLR; translated from the coding sequence ATGAATAAGTCAATAATAATAATTTTAAGTATTCTCGTAAGTATTCAGTCCCTACTATTTGCTCAAGAAATATTATGGAAGAAAAATTATGGACTAAACACAACAGATGATTTGGGCAGGTCGGTAATTCAAACTAATGATAATGGTTTTGCAATTGTGGGTTACACCAATTCATTCGGAGCAGATAGTTTTGACGTATGGCTAATAAAGACTAATGAAAACGGAGACACACTCTGGACAAGGACATACGGCGGAAATGATGATGACTATGGCTATGATCTAAAACAGACAGATGATGGTGGGTATATACTAGCAGGCGCAACATCATCATTTGGAGCGGGTGGGTTTGATTTTTATTTAATAAGAGCTGACTCACTTGGCGATACGCTTTGGACAAAAACATTCGGTGGTGTAAATGATGATTATGGAAGATCTGTTGACATTTTTAATCCCGAGGGCTTTATAATTGCTGGTGAAAAAGATGCAAACACGAGTGATAGCGATGACTGGATAATAAAAGTTGATACTGAGGGAAATTTACTTTGGTCAAAATCTTTTGGCAATGAAATTAAAGACCAGAGACTTTTTTCTATAAAGTCATTATCCGATATTGGAATGATTGCGGCAGGCGCTACAGATTGTAACGGATATGCTGGTTGTAATGGATGGGTGTTAAGATTAGATGTAAACGGTGATACACTTTGGACTAAATCTTATTACGGTAGTCAAAATAGCGATTGGTTTAATCAAGTAACGAACACGTCTGATAATGGTTTCGCTATTACCGGGTATAATTCGATTCTAGGATTCTCAAATGTTTGGTTAGTAAAAACAGATTCGCTTGGTAATGAGCAATGGTCAAAGAATTATGATTATGACCATGATATAGACGTTGGTTATTCAGTCCAGCAAACACAGGATGGTGGTTATATTGTTGTTGGTGGTGCTTCTCCACCGGACATTGAGAATCGTGGATGGATTATCAGGACTGATTCTGTTGGAGATACTTTATGGACTTTGTTTATCAATAGTTTTACTAACCTCAATGGCACATTAGATGCAAGTACAATATGTTATTCCGTATTTCAAGTTCAAAATGGTGATTACATAGTTGCCGGAGCTCAATCGCAAGTGTTTTTTCAAAAAGAAGTTATGCTTTTAAGAATCTCCAGTGACATCGTCCCTGTCGAGTTAACATCATTCACAGCCATAGCACAGCAAAACAACATAACACTCAACTGGCAAACAGCAACGGAGACAAACAACAGCGGGTTTGAGATAGAAAGAAAACAAGTCGGCAGTCCTCAGTCTTCAGTCGGCAATCAGGACTGGAATCAAATTGCTTTCGTTCCCGGCTTCGGGACTACTACGGAACCCAAGAGTTATTCTTTCACTGATGAAAATCTTTCTTCTGGAAAATATCAATACAGATTAAAACAAATTGACTTTGATGGAACATTTGAATATTCAAACACAGTTGAAGTTGAAATAAATTCACCAACAGAATTTTCGCTCGAACAGAATTATCCGAATCCATTTAATCCCACAACAAAAATAAAATACACCGTCCCCTCTGTCACTCTTCGACAAGCTCAGAGTGACATATTGGTTTCGTTAAAAGTTTTTGATGTTTTGGGAAATGAAATCGCCACACTTGTAAACGAGCATCAGCAGCCCGGCACGTATGAAGTTGAGTTCAACGTAGGACAGGCTATCAGTCTGTCCAGCGGGGTGTACTACTATCAACTTCGATCTGGTAGTTTTGTTGAAACTAAGAAGATGATATTGCTGAGGTAG